One Alligator mississippiensis isolate rAllMis1 chromosome 12, rAllMis1, whole genome shotgun sequence DNA window includes the following coding sequences:
- the ADGRD2 gene encoding adhesion G-protein coupled receptor D2 isoform X2: protein MKDLQAINMMRRHLSPDCLFLSFLVGSLSRNLSDFTALADNHTTKGLTPATLETTGAVYEYVAVPLDWWHADRYCEQRFARLLLETQDSELAPVSGLLQSHGVQSPVWVNEDSLLHKPRQRRIHAAPILVFRNKTDTKYVKVLADFPAMPAVTACAHVQWDGRTPEIATVFSYAVPAFINEFQLRGFRDEEGFVRFALIVHGHHSPYLPVFRSDGEWHHFCVSWQQRNGTWAMYADGKRKASATGLSATQAVRGHGTFIIGQDQDSLGGTFKEKESFSGNLTDLYVWRQVLSEGQVERVRSCYPVEQELVFGWSSYTLEIEPTVQEATVQLLCPGPVEQCRVLDAGRGGFSYAACLQALPFVCHYRKAAYLQLKKAQSESSPSLISQANALANATVIPEHVLLGDVQDVTVSAAVSALDALRTVLRAEETPVEPADLLGIVRFLKDVSDIQVQEQEQLEMLEQLSRDYVAVAGLILEEQNTERWSEISQVIGGPMTVVDNVDRMASNLHQLLHVDRTKVTIRHRNLGVEVRTVELSGPEPSSDVYLVPGQGSGGPDFIEVPAEEVARLKARGLSSVTVTNTWYGYCVLQRFFAGGSSQDALQDAATSDGGQRYVSTRVGTAVISSALLSDYQEIRTAVRYRLQHRAQDLPDKLVEPVCAFWNFSLSPDTGGAWSSVGCSIVTSYPESTACFCNHTTNFAVLLQVYEVQRSTEEESTLKTLTFIGCGVSFCALIVTFVLFLAVGVPKSERTTVHKNLIFALAAAEALLMFSELAKSNQVMCFVVTALLHLFFMAAFSWMLVEGLLLWSKVVAVNMSEDRRMKFYYATGWGLPVLIVGVTLATSFSKYVADDHCWLNVQTDIIWAFVGPVLFVLIVNTVVLFRVVMVTVSTARRRSKMLTPNSTLEKQIGIQIWATAKPVLVLLPVLGLTWVCGVLVHLSIIWAYVFIGLNSLQGLYIFLVYALYNSEVRNAIQRMKDKKKALSFTNCSHPINYLSSPRNTASWETGRLNPSAPESVASTPVQKDPPLKNITHKGNFGAKIPMGISSIMSPDKPAVELTAFKCSGPGPSVINIKPLQKITTRRQMATFLNRNLIICSSRSSRGPALLPGTAVRGRSRGCSITAVGGLGYPVPALLGTGFSKASKDPRAGALAMGGAACAAGSVLEHDDVHQVPNSPWPLLHSQP from the exons ATGAAAGATCTCCAAGCGATCAACATGATGaggaggcacttgagccctgacTGCTTGTTCCTCAGCTTTCTG GTTGGCAGCCTGTCCAGAAACCTCTCCGACTTTACAGCCCTGGCTGATAATCACACAACAAAAG GTCTCACTCCAGCCACGCTGGAGACCACGGGAGCTGTATACGAATACGTGGCTGTGCCTCTGGACTGGTGGCATGCGGACAGATACTGCGAACAGCGCTTCGCTCGCCTGCTCTTGGAGACGCAGGACAGTGAGCTGGCTCCTGTCAGCGGGCTGCTGCAGTCCCACGGGGTGCAAAGCCCTGTCTGGGTCAATGAGGACTCCTTGCTGCACAAGCCGAGGCAGAGAC GAATCCACGCGGCACCGATCCTGGTCTTCAGAAACAAGACAGACACCAAGTACGTGAAGGTGCTGGCTGACTTCCCGGCGATGCCGGCGGTGACAGCCTGCGCCCACGTCCAGTGGGACGGCCGGACCCCAGAGATCGCCACCGTCTTCTCATACGCCGTCCCGGCTTTCATCAATGAGTTCCAGCTGCGTGGTTTCCGGGACGAGGAGGGCTTTGTGCGGTTCGCCCTCATCGTCCATGGGCACCACTCCCCGTACCTGCCTGTCTTCCGGAGCGACGGGGAATGGCATCACTTCTGCGTCTCCTGGCAGCAGCGCAACGGGACATGGGCCATGTATGCCGATGGGAAGAGGAAGGCCTCTGCCACCGGGCTGTCCGCCACCCAGGCCGTCCGCGGCCATGGGACCTTCATCATCGGACAGGACCAGGACTCGCTCGGGGGCACCTTCAAGGAGAAGGAGTCCTTCAGCGGGAACCTCACGGACCTGTACGTGTGGCGGCAGGTGCTCAGCGAAGGGCAGGTGGAGAGGGTCCGGTCCTGCTACCCggtggagcaggagctggtgtTTGGCTGGAGCAGCTACACGCTGGAGATTGAGCCCACGGTGCAGGAGGCCACGGtgcagctcctctgcccag GGCCCGTGGAGCAGTGCAGAGTGCTTGATGCCGGCCGCGGCGGGTTCAGCTACGCAGCGTGTTTGCAAGCCTTGCCTTTCGTCTGTCACTACAGGAAAG CGGCATATTTACAGCTGAAGAAGGCCCAGTCGGAGTCCAGCCCGTCGCTCATCAGTCAGGCTAATGCCCTGGCGAACGCCACGGTG ATTCCTGAGCACGTCCTCCTGGGCGACGTCCAAGACGTGACCGTCTCGGCAGCAGTCAGCGCCCTGGATGCACTGAGGACGGTGCTGAGGGCAGAGGAGACCCCCGTGGAGCCAGCCGACCTCCTCGGCATCGTTCGGTTCCTGAAAGACGTGTCAGACATCCAAGTCCAGGAGCAAGAGCAGCTGGAGATGCTGGAGCAGCTGAGCCGGGATTACGTGGCGGTGGCAGGGCTGATCCTGGAAGAACAAAACACCGAGAGGTGGTCAGAAATCAGTCAG GTTATCGGGGGGCCAATGACTGTCGTAGACAACGTGGACAGAATGGCTTCAAAtctccaccagctgctgcacGTGGACAGGACCAAGGTCACCATCCGGCACAGAAACCTCG gaGTCGAAGTCAGGACCGTGGAGCTGAGCGGGCCGGAGCCCAGCAGTGACGTGTACCTGGTCCCAGGCCAGGGCAGCGGCGGGCCAGACTTCATCGAGGTGCCCGCTGAAGAAGTCGCAAGGCTGAAAGCCAGAG GCCTCAGCAGCGTCACCGTGACCAATACATGGTACGGCTACTGCGTCCTCCAGCGCTTCTTCGCCGGCGGCAGCAGCCAGGACGCTCTCCAGGATGCGGCCACCTCCGACGGGGGCCAGAG GTACGTGAGCACCCGCGTGGGCACTGCTGTCATTTCCTCCGCTCTGCTCAGCGACTACCAGGAGATCCGCACGGCCGTGCGCTACCGCCTCCAGCACCGCGCCCAG gacCTGCCTGACAAGCTTGTGGAGCCTGTCTGCGCTTTCTGGAACTTCAGCCTCAG CCCAGACACCGGCGGAGCGTGGTCCAGCGTAGGCTGCTCCATCGTAACGTCTTACCCAGAGTCAACAGCCTGTTTTTGCAACCACACGACCAACTTTGCGGTGCTACTGCAGGTGTACGAGGTGCAG AGGAGCACAGAGGAGGAGTCGACGCTGAAGACCCTGACGTTTATTGGCTGCGGAGTGTCCTTCTGTGCCCTGATCGTGACGTTCGTTTTATTCCTGGCAGTCGG CGTTCCCAAGAGCGAGCGCACGACGGTGCACAAGAACCTCATCTTCGCCTTGGCTGCGGCAGAGGCGCTGCTTATGTTTAGTGAATTGGCCAAGAGCAACCAG GTTATGTGCTTTGTTGTCACGGCTCTCCTCCACCTCTTCTTCATGGCGGCCTTTTCGTGGATGCTGGTGGAAGGGCTTCTCCTGTGGAGCAAGGTAGTTGCCGTCAACATGAGCGAGGACAGGAGGATGAAGTTCTACTACGCAACTGGCTGGG GCCTCCCCGTTCTTATCGTGGGCGTGACTCTAGCGACTTCCTTTAGCAAGTACGTGGCGGACGACCACTGCTGGCTGAACGTCCAAACCGACATCATCTGGGCCTTCGTCGGGCCAGTGCTCTTCGTCCTCATA GTAAACACCGTCGTGCTTTTCCGCGTGGTGATGGTGACTGTGTCGACCGCTCGCAGGAGGTCCAAGATGCTGACGCCCAACAGCACCCTGGAGAAGCAGATCGGCATCCAAATATG GGCCACGGCCAAGCCCGTCCTGGTGCTCCTCCCCGTGCTGGGGCTGACGTGGGTGTGCGGGGTCCTCGTCCACCTCAGCATCATCTGGGCTTACGTCTTCATCGGGCTgaactccctgcag GGCCTGTATATATTCCTGGTCTATGCCCTCTATAACAGCGAG GTGAGGAACGCCATACAGAGGATGAAGGACAAGAAGAAAGCGCTCTCGTTCACA AATTGCTCCCATCCCATCAACTATCTGTCGAGTCCCAGAAACACGGCGTCCTGGGAGACGGGCAGGCTGAACCCCTCTGCACCCGAGAGCGTCGCATCAACCCCTGTGCAGAAAGACCCGCCGCTGAAGAACATCACCCACAAAG GAAACTTCGGTGCCAAAATCCCTATGGGGATCTCATCCATCATGTCACCAGACAAACCG GCGGTAGAGCTGACAGCGTTCAAATGCTCAG GGCCCGGTCCTTCTGTGATCAATATTAAGCCACTCCAGAAGATCACCACGAGGCGTCAAATGGCCACTTTTTTAAATCGTAATTTAATAATCTGCAGTAGCAGGAGCTCACGGGGCCCCGCTTTGCTGCCCGGGACGGCTGTGCGCGGACGGAGCCGTGGCTGCAGCATCACGGCTGTCGGGGGGCTCGGCTACCCGGTCCCTGCTCTCCTTGGCACCGGCTTTAGCAAGGCCAGCAAGGACCCTCGCGCCGGGGCCCTGGCCATGGGGGGAGCAGCTTGTGCAGCCGGCTCTGTGCTAGAGCATGACGATGTGCATCAAGTGCCTAATTCTCCTTGGCCCCTGCTGCACTCCCAGCCATAG
- the ADGRD2 gene encoding adhesion G-protein coupled receptor D2 isoform X1, whose product MKDLQAINMMRRHLSPDCLFLSFLVGSLSRNLSDFTALADNHTTKGLTPATLETTGAVYEYVAVPLDWWHADRYCEQRFARLLLETQDSELAPVSGLLQSHGVQSPVWVNEDSLLHKPRQRRIHAAPILVFRNKTDTKYVKVLADFPAMPAVTACAHVQWDGRTPEIATVFSYAVPAFINEFQLRGFRDEEGFVRFALIVHGHHSPYLPVFRSDGEWHHFCVSWQQRNGTWAMYADGKRKASATGLSATQAVRGHGTFIIGQDQDSLGGTFKEKESFSGNLTDLYVWRQVLSEGQVERVRSCYPVEQELVFGWSSYTLEIEPTVQEATVQLLCPGPVEQCRVLDAGRGGFSYAACLQALPFVCHYRKAAYLQLKKAQSESSPSLISQANALANATVIPEHVLLGDVQDVTVSAAVSALDALRTVLRAEETPVEPADLLGIVRFLKDVSDIQVQEQEQLEMLEQLSRDYVAVAGLILEEQNTERWSEISQVIGGPMTVVDNVDRMASNLHQLLHVDRTKVTIRHRNLGVEVRTVELSGPEPSSDVYLVPGQGSGGPDFIEVPAEEVARLKARGLSSVTVTNTWYGYCVLQRFFAGGSSQDALQDAATSDGGQRYVSTRVGTAVISSALLSDYQEIRTAVRYRLQHRAQDLPDKLVEPVCAFWNFSLSPDTGGAWSSVGCSIVTSYPESTACFCNHTTNFAVLLQVYEVQRSTEEESTLKTLTFIGCGVSFCALIVTFVLFLAVGVPKSERTTVHKNLIFALAAAEALLMFSELAKSNQVMCFVVTALLHLFFMAAFSWMLVEGLLLWSKVVAVNMSEDRRMKFYYATGWGLPVLIVGVTLATSFSKYVADDHCWLNVQTDIIWAFVGPVLFVLIVNTVVLFRVVMVTVSTARRRSKMLTPNSTLEKQIGIQIWATAKPVLVLLPVLGLTWVCGVLVHLSIIWAYVFIGLNSLQGLYIFLVYALYNSEVRNAIQRMKDKKKALSFTNCSHPINYLSSPRNTASWETGRLNPSAPESVASTPVQKDPPLKNITHKGNFGAKIPMGISSIMSPDKPVRNASSASPLCTGARGASKRLALGTPRCHRIVFYLEGVIESVCASVIPRAKRGQLPSSQGFPEGESLPFKASVKIFFGLKCGRMWYSLKDPGMQKSLSVSVRADQQHPANLVCRSSLHCHYTNERPPRQWGVVLAAPCQVQPRACVLFNPCDARGRRPAAGKQKQM is encoded by the exons ATGAAAGATCTCCAAGCGATCAACATGATGaggaggcacttgagccctgacTGCTTGTTCCTCAGCTTTCTG GTTGGCAGCCTGTCCAGAAACCTCTCCGACTTTACAGCCCTGGCTGATAATCACACAACAAAAG GTCTCACTCCAGCCACGCTGGAGACCACGGGAGCTGTATACGAATACGTGGCTGTGCCTCTGGACTGGTGGCATGCGGACAGATACTGCGAACAGCGCTTCGCTCGCCTGCTCTTGGAGACGCAGGACAGTGAGCTGGCTCCTGTCAGCGGGCTGCTGCAGTCCCACGGGGTGCAAAGCCCTGTCTGGGTCAATGAGGACTCCTTGCTGCACAAGCCGAGGCAGAGAC GAATCCACGCGGCACCGATCCTGGTCTTCAGAAACAAGACAGACACCAAGTACGTGAAGGTGCTGGCTGACTTCCCGGCGATGCCGGCGGTGACAGCCTGCGCCCACGTCCAGTGGGACGGCCGGACCCCAGAGATCGCCACCGTCTTCTCATACGCCGTCCCGGCTTTCATCAATGAGTTCCAGCTGCGTGGTTTCCGGGACGAGGAGGGCTTTGTGCGGTTCGCCCTCATCGTCCATGGGCACCACTCCCCGTACCTGCCTGTCTTCCGGAGCGACGGGGAATGGCATCACTTCTGCGTCTCCTGGCAGCAGCGCAACGGGACATGGGCCATGTATGCCGATGGGAAGAGGAAGGCCTCTGCCACCGGGCTGTCCGCCACCCAGGCCGTCCGCGGCCATGGGACCTTCATCATCGGACAGGACCAGGACTCGCTCGGGGGCACCTTCAAGGAGAAGGAGTCCTTCAGCGGGAACCTCACGGACCTGTACGTGTGGCGGCAGGTGCTCAGCGAAGGGCAGGTGGAGAGGGTCCGGTCCTGCTACCCggtggagcaggagctggtgtTTGGCTGGAGCAGCTACACGCTGGAGATTGAGCCCACGGTGCAGGAGGCCACGGtgcagctcctctgcccag GGCCCGTGGAGCAGTGCAGAGTGCTTGATGCCGGCCGCGGCGGGTTCAGCTACGCAGCGTGTTTGCAAGCCTTGCCTTTCGTCTGTCACTACAGGAAAG CGGCATATTTACAGCTGAAGAAGGCCCAGTCGGAGTCCAGCCCGTCGCTCATCAGTCAGGCTAATGCCCTGGCGAACGCCACGGTG ATTCCTGAGCACGTCCTCCTGGGCGACGTCCAAGACGTGACCGTCTCGGCAGCAGTCAGCGCCCTGGATGCACTGAGGACGGTGCTGAGGGCAGAGGAGACCCCCGTGGAGCCAGCCGACCTCCTCGGCATCGTTCGGTTCCTGAAAGACGTGTCAGACATCCAAGTCCAGGAGCAAGAGCAGCTGGAGATGCTGGAGCAGCTGAGCCGGGATTACGTGGCGGTGGCAGGGCTGATCCTGGAAGAACAAAACACCGAGAGGTGGTCAGAAATCAGTCAG GTTATCGGGGGGCCAATGACTGTCGTAGACAACGTGGACAGAATGGCTTCAAAtctccaccagctgctgcacGTGGACAGGACCAAGGTCACCATCCGGCACAGAAACCTCG gaGTCGAAGTCAGGACCGTGGAGCTGAGCGGGCCGGAGCCCAGCAGTGACGTGTACCTGGTCCCAGGCCAGGGCAGCGGCGGGCCAGACTTCATCGAGGTGCCCGCTGAAGAAGTCGCAAGGCTGAAAGCCAGAG GCCTCAGCAGCGTCACCGTGACCAATACATGGTACGGCTACTGCGTCCTCCAGCGCTTCTTCGCCGGCGGCAGCAGCCAGGACGCTCTCCAGGATGCGGCCACCTCCGACGGGGGCCAGAG GTACGTGAGCACCCGCGTGGGCACTGCTGTCATTTCCTCCGCTCTGCTCAGCGACTACCAGGAGATCCGCACGGCCGTGCGCTACCGCCTCCAGCACCGCGCCCAG gacCTGCCTGACAAGCTTGTGGAGCCTGTCTGCGCTTTCTGGAACTTCAGCCTCAG CCCAGACACCGGCGGAGCGTGGTCCAGCGTAGGCTGCTCCATCGTAACGTCTTACCCAGAGTCAACAGCCTGTTTTTGCAACCACACGACCAACTTTGCGGTGCTACTGCAGGTGTACGAGGTGCAG AGGAGCACAGAGGAGGAGTCGACGCTGAAGACCCTGACGTTTATTGGCTGCGGAGTGTCCTTCTGTGCCCTGATCGTGACGTTCGTTTTATTCCTGGCAGTCGG CGTTCCCAAGAGCGAGCGCACGACGGTGCACAAGAACCTCATCTTCGCCTTGGCTGCGGCAGAGGCGCTGCTTATGTTTAGTGAATTGGCCAAGAGCAACCAG GTTATGTGCTTTGTTGTCACGGCTCTCCTCCACCTCTTCTTCATGGCGGCCTTTTCGTGGATGCTGGTGGAAGGGCTTCTCCTGTGGAGCAAGGTAGTTGCCGTCAACATGAGCGAGGACAGGAGGATGAAGTTCTACTACGCAACTGGCTGGG GCCTCCCCGTTCTTATCGTGGGCGTGACTCTAGCGACTTCCTTTAGCAAGTACGTGGCGGACGACCACTGCTGGCTGAACGTCCAAACCGACATCATCTGGGCCTTCGTCGGGCCAGTGCTCTTCGTCCTCATA GTAAACACCGTCGTGCTTTTCCGCGTGGTGATGGTGACTGTGTCGACCGCTCGCAGGAGGTCCAAGATGCTGACGCCCAACAGCACCCTGGAGAAGCAGATCGGCATCCAAATATG GGCCACGGCCAAGCCCGTCCTGGTGCTCCTCCCCGTGCTGGGGCTGACGTGGGTGTGCGGGGTCCTCGTCCACCTCAGCATCATCTGGGCTTACGTCTTCATCGGGCTgaactccctgcag GGCCTGTATATATTCCTGGTCTATGCCCTCTATAACAGCGAG GTGAGGAACGCCATACAGAGGATGAAGGACAAGAAGAAAGCGCTCTCGTTCACA AATTGCTCCCATCCCATCAACTATCTGTCGAGTCCCAGAAACACGGCGTCCTGGGAGACGGGCAGGCTGAACCCCTCTGCACCCGAGAGCGTCGCATCAACCCCTGTGCAGAAAGACCCGCCGCTGAAGAACATCACCCACAAAG GAAACTTCGGTGCCAAAATCCCTATGGGGATCTCATCCATCATGTCACCAGACAAACCGGTACGTAATGCCTCGAGTGCTTCTCCTCTTTGCACGGGCGCACGTGGGGCGAGCAAAAGGCTCGCACTCGGGACTCCGCGGTGCCACAGGATTGTTTTTTACCTCGAGGGAGTCATTGAATCTGTCTGTGCTTCAGTTATTCCACGTGCAAAACGGGGGCAGTTACCTTCTTCTCAGGGCTTTCCTGAAGGAGAGTCACTGCCCTTCAAGGCCTCCGTGAAAATATTCTTTGGGTTAAAATGTGGGAGAATGTGGTACAGCCTAAAAGACCCAGGCATGCAGAAGAGTTTGAGTGTGTCGGTGCGTGCTGATCAGCAGCACCCGGCCAATTTAGTGTGCCGTAGCTCTTTACATTGCCATTACACTAACGAGCGGCCGCCCCGGCAGTGGGGGGTGGTGCTTGCAGCCCCATGCCAGGTGCAGCCACGTGCCTGTGTCTTGTTCAACCCGTGTGATGCACGTGGCAGGAGACCCGCTGCTGGAAAACAAAAGCAGATGTGA
- the ADGRD2 gene encoding adhesion G-protein coupled receptor D2 isoform X3: MKDLQAINMMRRHLSPDCLFLSFLVGSLSRNLSDFTALADNHTTKGLTPATLETTGAVYEYVAVPLDWWHADRYCEQRFARLLLETQDSELAPVSGLLQSHGVQSPVWVNEDSLLHKPRQRRIHAAPILVFRNKTDTKYVKVLADFPAMPAVTACAHVQWDGRTPEIATVFSYAVPAFINEFQLRGFRDEEGFVRFALIVHGHHSPYLPVFRSDGEWHHFCVSWQQRNGTWAMYADGKRKASATGLSATQAVRGHGTFIIGQDQDSLGGTFKEKESFSGNLTDLYVWRQVLSEGQVERVRSCYPVEQELVFGWSSYTLEIEPTVQEATVQLLCPGPVEQCRVLDAGRGGFSYAACLQALPFVCHYRKAAYLQLKKAQSESSPSLISQANALANATVIPEHVLLGDVQDVTVSAAVSALDALRTVLRAEETPVEPADLLGIVRFLKDVSDIQVQEQEQLEMLEQLSRDYVAVAGLILEEQNTERWSEISQVIGGPMTVVDNVDRMASNLHQLLHVDRTKVTIRHRNLGVEVRTVELSGPEPSSDVYLVPGQGSGGPDFIEVPAEEVARLKARGLSSVTVTNTWYGYCVLQRFFAGGSSQDALQDAATSDGGQRYVSTRVGTAVISSALLSDYQEIRTAVRYRLQHRAQDLPDKLVEPVCAFWNFSLSPDTGGAWSSVGCSIVTSYPESTACFCNHTTNFAVLLQVYEVQRSTEEESTLKTLTFIGCGVSFCALIVTFVLFLAVGVPKSERTTVHKNLIFALAAAEALLMFSELAKSNQVMCFVVTALLHLFFMAAFSWMLVEGLLLWSKVVAVNMSEDRRMKFYYATGWGLPVLIVGVTLATSFSKYVADDHCWLNVQTDIIWAFVGPVLFVLIVNTVVLFRVVMVTVSTARRRSKMLTPNSTLEKQIGIQIWATAKPVLVLLPVLGLTWVCGVLVHLSIIWAYVFIGLNSLQGLYIFLVYALYNSEVRNAIQRMKDKKKALSFTNCSHPINYLSSPRNTASWETGRLNPSAPESVASTPVQKDPPLKNITHKGNFGAKIPMGISSIMSPDKPAVELTAFKCSGF, translated from the exons ATGAAAGATCTCCAAGCGATCAACATGATGaggaggcacttgagccctgacTGCTTGTTCCTCAGCTTTCTG GTTGGCAGCCTGTCCAGAAACCTCTCCGACTTTACAGCCCTGGCTGATAATCACACAACAAAAG GTCTCACTCCAGCCACGCTGGAGACCACGGGAGCTGTATACGAATACGTGGCTGTGCCTCTGGACTGGTGGCATGCGGACAGATACTGCGAACAGCGCTTCGCTCGCCTGCTCTTGGAGACGCAGGACAGTGAGCTGGCTCCTGTCAGCGGGCTGCTGCAGTCCCACGGGGTGCAAAGCCCTGTCTGGGTCAATGAGGACTCCTTGCTGCACAAGCCGAGGCAGAGAC GAATCCACGCGGCACCGATCCTGGTCTTCAGAAACAAGACAGACACCAAGTACGTGAAGGTGCTGGCTGACTTCCCGGCGATGCCGGCGGTGACAGCCTGCGCCCACGTCCAGTGGGACGGCCGGACCCCAGAGATCGCCACCGTCTTCTCATACGCCGTCCCGGCTTTCATCAATGAGTTCCAGCTGCGTGGTTTCCGGGACGAGGAGGGCTTTGTGCGGTTCGCCCTCATCGTCCATGGGCACCACTCCCCGTACCTGCCTGTCTTCCGGAGCGACGGGGAATGGCATCACTTCTGCGTCTCCTGGCAGCAGCGCAACGGGACATGGGCCATGTATGCCGATGGGAAGAGGAAGGCCTCTGCCACCGGGCTGTCCGCCACCCAGGCCGTCCGCGGCCATGGGACCTTCATCATCGGACAGGACCAGGACTCGCTCGGGGGCACCTTCAAGGAGAAGGAGTCCTTCAGCGGGAACCTCACGGACCTGTACGTGTGGCGGCAGGTGCTCAGCGAAGGGCAGGTGGAGAGGGTCCGGTCCTGCTACCCggtggagcaggagctggtgtTTGGCTGGAGCAGCTACACGCTGGAGATTGAGCCCACGGTGCAGGAGGCCACGGtgcagctcctctgcccag GGCCCGTGGAGCAGTGCAGAGTGCTTGATGCCGGCCGCGGCGGGTTCAGCTACGCAGCGTGTTTGCAAGCCTTGCCTTTCGTCTGTCACTACAGGAAAG CGGCATATTTACAGCTGAAGAAGGCCCAGTCGGAGTCCAGCCCGTCGCTCATCAGTCAGGCTAATGCCCTGGCGAACGCCACGGTG ATTCCTGAGCACGTCCTCCTGGGCGACGTCCAAGACGTGACCGTCTCGGCAGCAGTCAGCGCCCTGGATGCACTGAGGACGGTGCTGAGGGCAGAGGAGACCCCCGTGGAGCCAGCCGACCTCCTCGGCATCGTTCGGTTCCTGAAAGACGTGTCAGACATCCAAGTCCAGGAGCAAGAGCAGCTGGAGATGCTGGAGCAGCTGAGCCGGGATTACGTGGCGGTGGCAGGGCTGATCCTGGAAGAACAAAACACCGAGAGGTGGTCAGAAATCAGTCAG GTTATCGGGGGGCCAATGACTGTCGTAGACAACGTGGACAGAATGGCTTCAAAtctccaccagctgctgcacGTGGACAGGACCAAGGTCACCATCCGGCACAGAAACCTCG gaGTCGAAGTCAGGACCGTGGAGCTGAGCGGGCCGGAGCCCAGCAGTGACGTGTACCTGGTCCCAGGCCAGGGCAGCGGCGGGCCAGACTTCATCGAGGTGCCCGCTGAAGAAGTCGCAAGGCTGAAAGCCAGAG GCCTCAGCAGCGTCACCGTGACCAATACATGGTACGGCTACTGCGTCCTCCAGCGCTTCTTCGCCGGCGGCAGCAGCCAGGACGCTCTCCAGGATGCGGCCACCTCCGACGGGGGCCAGAG GTACGTGAGCACCCGCGTGGGCACTGCTGTCATTTCCTCCGCTCTGCTCAGCGACTACCAGGAGATCCGCACGGCCGTGCGCTACCGCCTCCAGCACCGCGCCCAG gacCTGCCTGACAAGCTTGTGGAGCCTGTCTGCGCTTTCTGGAACTTCAGCCTCAG CCCAGACACCGGCGGAGCGTGGTCCAGCGTAGGCTGCTCCATCGTAACGTCTTACCCAGAGTCAACAGCCTGTTTTTGCAACCACACGACCAACTTTGCGGTGCTACTGCAGGTGTACGAGGTGCAG AGGAGCACAGAGGAGGAGTCGACGCTGAAGACCCTGACGTTTATTGGCTGCGGAGTGTCCTTCTGTGCCCTGATCGTGACGTTCGTTTTATTCCTGGCAGTCGG CGTTCCCAAGAGCGAGCGCACGACGGTGCACAAGAACCTCATCTTCGCCTTGGCTGCGGCAGAGGCGCTGCTTATGTTTAGTGAATTGGCCAAGAGCAACCAG GTTATGTGCTTTGTTGTCACGGCTCTCCTCCACCTCTTCTTCATGGCGGCCTTTTCGTGGATGCTGGTGGAAGGGCTTCTCCTGTGGAGCAAGGTAGTTGCCGTCAACATGAGCGAGGACAGGAGGATGAAGTTCTACTACGCAACTGGCTGGG GCCTCCCCGTTCTTATCGTGGGCGTGACTCTAGCGACTTCCTTTAGCAAGTACGTGGCGGACGACCACTGCTGGCTGAACGTCCAAACCGACATCATCTGGGCCTTCGTCGGGCCAGTGCTCTTCGTCCTCATA GTAAACACCGTCGTGCTTTTCCGCGTGGTGATGGTGACTGTGTCGACCGCTCGCAGGAGGTCCAAGATGCTGACGCCCAACAGCACCCTGGAGAAGCAGATCGGCATCCAAATATG GGCCACGGCCAAGCCCGTCCTGGTGCTCCTCCCCGTGCTGGGGCTGACGTGGGTGTGCGGGGTCCTCGTCCACCTCAGCATCATCTGGGCTTACGTCTTCATCGGGCTgaactccctgcag GGCCTGTATATATTCCTGGTCTATGCCCTCTATAACAGCGAG GTGAGGAACGCCATACAGAGGATGAAGGACAAGAAGAAAGCGCTCTCGTTCACA AATTGCTCCCATCCCATCAACTATCTGTCGAGTCCCAGAAACACGGCGTCCTGGGAGACGGGCAGGCTGAACCCCTCTGCACCCGAGAGCGTCGCATCAACCCCTGTGCAGAAAGACCCGCCGCTGAAGAACATCACCCACAAAG GAAACTTCGGTGCCAAAATCCCTATGGGGATCTCATCCATCATGTCACCAGACAAACCG GCGGTAGAGCTGACAGCGTTCAAATGCTCAG